In Ostrea edulis chromosome 6, xbOstEdul1.1, whole genome shotgun sequence, a single window of DNA contains:
- the LOC125645913 gene encoding malignant fibrous histiocytoma-amplified sequence 1 homolog isoform X2, translating to MRDKEKGAGMLKKARFERNPENKGSKSPSPTRASSKSPKRTGSGKMSDSRPQSAKSKSPSPTRKGSAKSRSSSRKRGSISPGSKKSKSPSPNRKGTSSASSRGRSAGKKKVRVKSPSRTQSGLKIRDLSDQGLTAVPPNLLAEKDLGIVNLSGNNLKNLPTEIARWDKIEKLDLSKNYGLRRTKASDNTSLPQEILTLVNLRELIISECNLQRLPPIIWQMTNLHVLDISRNKINILVPEVGNLSNLRKINLKHTNITSLPPEIVYCQDLEEILLWGNKISTLPETLPELLKLKTLGLNYRDFCGQMDAMREKFLNTGQVKSDYIPQIVFDLPALETLDLEGTKINNMPETTNHGLRELNLSRNFLNVLPRSVYNLNHLTLLNLSDNQFNSLPDELGNLKSLTKLRLANNQIHFLPLTIGNLKNLKELDVSFNKLKRFPINIKGLRNLKYLHAEKNDLTAVPDEICELVELQTLNLTENNIHTLPMRLHRLTKLKDAHVYDRYNKHGLWLYKNPLTTPPMEIWRTDKTEKIFDYLKKLAIIKTENLQRQKMLVMGESQCGKSTLIMGLVHGISLSPVENEEKGRKSKQEDAEDILKRRKSHDFNTENAVQENEDCQKEIPSLTSKTEFIEQTIWKTENMVEFVINDFGGDDAYRISYPLFLDANALVLLVYDHSEYSKKTHQTSIGEWLDLLSRYTPGVTIKLVGTKSDLCEDSYAVEDTADLVQELVQEHLENYLGKLRMELSLVERDLKEAKIGSIQDYIEHLENQKQKLEYLLSKPVKIIPEIATVSSQEGLPGVSHLVNSIELLAIDTELFPHGQRCIPDLWNKLRARLKRRSGYYLSWEVVEKVANNSHVKDDAITNALQYLHDIGEVMWFKNIPGLSRILFHKPRLLVDLITSLYHYNFGEFFNYDDNKIFMSMGKFKKDTFNEAVEIFVKYGQISRPLLSCLWFNHRLTEAKFTELLELMPYLDICYTIPQPEVPSGNNIALPLMVLPWYNKEFAENDVVEDFEKNSPEKVKPVILEYQFPLQLPQGVFEKISVCLQDHVLTRIDWKNAVYATLEDASFLLCLASDPSNPCDSIKLMFKGQSDALPVSSLKTVSQVITNTLYKVEGLIWKIKASKDVWSNHAIQFIQKDIVCEE from the exons atgagggACAAAGAAAAAGGAGCAGGCATGCTTAAAAAGGCTAGATTTGAACGGAATCCCGAGAACAAG GGATCTAAGAGCCCTAGCCCTACAAGAGCATCTAGCAAAAGCCCCAAAAGGACAGGCTCGGGTAAGATGTCAGACTCTCGCCCCCAGTCTGCAAAATCCAAATCACCGTCCCCAACAAGAAAGGGCTCAGCTAAATCCCGATCAAGCTCCCGGAAAAGGGGTTCCATTAGCCCTGGTAGCAAGAAGAGCAAAAGTCCCTCTCCAAATCGTAAAGGGACCTCCTCTGCATCTTCCAGGGGTCGTTCAGCAGGAAAGAAGAAAGTGAGAGTGAAGTCCCCTTCTAGGACCCAGTCCGGACTGAAGATCAGGGATCTCTCTGACCAAGGTCTTACTGCTGTTCCACCCAATCTCCTGGCTG AGAAAGACTTAGGAATCGTGAACCTCTCTGGCAACAACCTCAAAAATCTACCGACTGAGATCGCAAGATGGGACAAAATAGAAAAGCTAGACCTTAGCAAAAATTATGGACTACGCAGAACAAAAGCCAGTGACAATACTAGCTTGCCTCAGGAAATCCTCACACTTGTTAATCTACGAGAGCTCATCATTTCAGAATGCAACCTACAGAGACTTCCCCCCATCATTTGGCAGATGACAAACCTCCATGTGTTGGATATCAGTCGCAACAAGATCAACATTCTTGTGCCAGAGGTAGGAAACCTGAGTAATTTGAGGAAAATCAACTTAAAGCACACAAATATCACCTCCCTGCCACCAGAGATTGTGTACTGCCAAGACCTTGAAGAAATTCTCTTGTGGGGAAACAAGATTTCAACTTTACCTGAAACACTACCAGAATTACTAAAGCTAAAAACTCTAGGGTTGAATTATCGTGATTTCTGTGGACAAATGGATGCTATGAGGGAAAAGTTTCTCAATACTGGGCAGGTCAAATCAGACTATATTCCTCAAATTGTGTTTGACCTCCCTGCACTAGAGACACTAGATTTAGAGGGTACTAAGATTAATAATATGCCTGAAACAACTAATCATGGTTTAAGAGAACTCAATCTCAGCAGAAATTTTCTCAATGTTTTGCCAAGGAGTGTGTACAATTTGAATCATTTGACTTTGTTAAATTTATCTGATAATCAGTTCAACAGTCTCCCTGATGAACTGGGAAATCTGAAAAGTTTAACGAAGCTTCGGCTTGCAAACAACCAAATCCACTTCCTACCTCTGACCATTGGAAACCTGAAAAATTTAAAAGAGTTGGATGTATCATTTAATAAGTTGAAAAGATTTCCTATCAATATTAAAGGCCTCAGGAATCTGAAATATCTTCACGCTGAGAAGAACGATCTGACTGCGGTGCCTGATGAAATCTGCGAACTGGTGGAACTGCAAACACTTAACCTGACAGAAAACAACATCCACACATTACCGATGAGGCTGCACCGCTTAACAAAACTGAAAGATGCCCATGTCTATGACAGATACAATAAGCATGGTCTGTGGCTTTACAAAAACCCACTCACAACTCCACCAATGGAAATATGGAGGACTGacaaaactgaaaaaatatttgactACCTTAAAAAATTGGCCATTATCAAAACAGAGAATCTGCAAAGACAAAAAATGCTGGTCATGGGAGAATCCCAATGTGGAAAATCCACATTAATCATGGGATTGGTTCATGGTATATCTTTGTCTCCAGTAGAAAATGAGGAAAAGGGAAGGAAATCAAAGCAAGAAGATGCAGAAGACATCCTTAAGAGAAGAAAAAGTCATGACTTCAACACAGAAAATGCTGTTCAAGAAAACGAAGACTGTCAAAAAGAAATCCCATCTCTTACAAGCAAAACAGAATTCATTGAACAAACCATTTGGAAAACTGAAAACATGGTGGAATTTGTGATTAATGACTTTGGTGGAGATGATGCGTACCGAATAAGCTATCCACTATTCCTAGATGCAAATGCTCTGGTTCTCTTGGTTTATGACCACAGTGAGTATTCCAAGAAAACCCACCAAACCTCCATTGGTGAGTGGCTGGACCTCCTCAGTAGATACACTCCTGGTGTTACAATCAAACTTGTGGGCACCAAATCAGATTTGTGTGAAGATTCATATGCTGTGGAAGATACAGCGGACCTTGTGCAAGAACTAGTTCAGGAACACTTAGAAAACTATTTAGGCAAGTTACGGATGGAACTAAGTCTTGTTGAAAGGGACTTGAAAGAAGCAAAAATTGGCTCCATTCAAGATTACATCGAACATCTAGAAAATCAGAAACAAAAATTAGAATACCTTCTCTCAAAACCTGTGAAAATCATACCCGAAATTGCCACTGTGTCTTCACAAGAAGGACTACCAGGAGTTAGTCATCTTGTGAACAGTATTGAACTGCTAGCCATTGATACTGAACTGTTTCCACATGGCCAGCGATGTATACCTGACCTGTGGAACAAACTTCGTGCCAGACTCAAAAGACGAAGTGGATACTACCTCAGCTGGGAGGTAGTGGAGAAGGTGGCCAACAACTCCCACGTTAAAGATGATGCTATCACTAATGCTCTGCAGTACCTCCACGATATTGGGGAAGTCATGTGGTTCAAAAACATCCCTGGACTCTCCAGAATCTTGTTCCACAAGCCTCGGCTGTTAGTGGATTTAATCACCTCACTTTATCATTATAACTTTGGTGAATTCTTCAACTATGATGACAACAAAATCTTCATGAGCATggggaaattcaaaaaagataCTTTCAATGAGGCAGTGGAAATATTTGTCAAATATGGACAAATTTCCCGACCGCTTCTGAGCTGCTTGTGGTTTAATCATCGCCTTACAGAAGCAAAGTTTACAGAACTTTTAGAACTCATGCCATACCTGGATATCTGTTACACCATTCCTCAACCAGAAGTTCCCTCAGGGAATAACATTGCACTTCCCCTGATGGTGCTTCCATGGTACAACAAGGAGTTTGCAGAAAATGATGTGGTTGAGGACTTTGAAAAGAACTCTCCAGAAAAAGTGAAACCAGTCATTTTAGAATATCAATTTCCTCTTCAACTACCACAAGGTGTGTTCGAGAAAATCTCCGTTTGCCTTCAAGATCACGTTTTAACAAGAATCGACTGGAAAAATGCAGTTTATGCCACTCTGGAAGATGCCAGCTTCCTTCTTTGCTTGGCAAGTGATCCAAGTAATCCATGTGACTCAATAAAACTCATGTTCAAAGGCCAGTCTGATGCTCTTCCTGTTTCTAGTTTAAAGACAGTCTCCCAAGTCATTACTAACACACTGTACAAAGTTGAAGGTCTTATTTGGAAAATCAAAGCATCTAAAGATGTATGGTCAAATCATGCCATTCAATTCATACAGAAAGACATTGTTTGTGAAGAGTAG
- the LOC125645913 gene encoding malignant fibrous histiocytoma-amplified sequence 1 homolog isoform X1, whose product MRRESKEKIQTIKNGSIMTCQLVTSSRRGSKSPSPTRASSKSPKRTGSGKMSDSRPQSAKSKSPSPTRKGSAKSRSSSRKRGSISPGSKKSKSPSPNRKGTSSASSRGRSAGKKKVRVKSPSRTQSGLKIRDLSDQGLTAVPPNLLAEKDLGIVNLSGNNLKNLPTEIARWDKIEKLDLSKNYGLRRTKASDNTSLPQEILTLVNLRELIISECNLQRLPPIIWQMTNLHVLDISRNKINILVPEVGNLSNLRKINLKHTNITSLPPEIVYCQDLEEILLWGNKISTLPETLPELLKLKTLGLNYRDFCGQMDAMREKFLNTGQVKSDYIPQIVFDLPALETLDLEGTKINNMPETTNHGLRELNLSRNFLNVLPRSVYNLNHLTLLNLSDNQFNSLPDELGNLKSLTKLRLANNQIHFLPLTIGNLKNLKELDVSFNKLKRFPINIKGLRNLKYLHAEKNDLTAVPDEICELVELQTLNLTENNIHTLPMRLHRLTKLKDAHVYDRYNKHGLWLYKNPLTTPPMEIWRTDKTEKIFDYLKKLAIIKTENLQRQKMLVMGESQCGKSTLIMGLVHGISLSPVENEEKGRKSKQEDAEDILKRRKSHDFNTENAVQENEDCQKEIPSLTSKTEFIEQTIWKTENMVEFVINDFGGDDAYRISYPLFLDANALVLLVYDHSEYSKKTHQTSIGEWLDLLSRYTPGVTIKLVGTKSDLCEDSYAVEDTADLVQELVQEHLENYLGKLRMELSLVERDLKEAKIGSIQDYIEHLENQKQKLEYLLSKPVKIIPEIATVSSQEGLPGVSHLVNSIELLAIDTELFPHGQRCIPDLWNKLRARLKRRSGYYLSWEVVEKVANNSHVKDDAITNALQYLHDIGEVMWFKNIPGLSRILFHKPRLLVDLITSLYHYNFGEFFNYDDNKIFMSMGKFKKDTFNEAVEIFVKYGQISRPLLSCLWFNHRLTEAKFTELLELMPYLDICYTIPQPEVPSGNNIALPLMVLPWYNKEFAENDVVEDFEKNSPEKVKPVILEYQFPLQLPQGVFEKISVCLQDHVLTRIDWKNAVYATLEDASFLLCLASDPSNPCDSIKLMFKGQSDALPVSSLKTVSQVITNTLYKVEGLIWKIKASKDVWSNHAIQFIQKDIVCEE is encoded by the exons ATGAGGCGAGAAAGCAAGGAGAAAATTCAGACAATCAAAAATGGATCTATTATGACCTGTCAGTTGGTCACTAGTTCTCGTAGG GGATCTAAGAGCCCTAGCCCTACAAGAGCATCTAGCAAAAGCCCCAAAAGGACAGGCTCGGGTAAGATGTCAGACTCTCGCCCCCAGTCTGCAAAATCCAAATCACCGTCCCCAACAAGAAAGGGCTCAGCTAAATCCCGATCAAGCTCCCGGAAAAGGGGTTCCATTAGCCCTGGTAGCAAGAAGAGCAAAAGTCCCTCTCCAAATCGTAAAGGGACCTCCTCTGCATCTTCCAGGGGTCGTTCAGCAGGAAAGAAGAAAGTGAGAGTGAAGTCCCCTTCTAGGACCCAGTCCGGACTGAAGATCAGGGATCTCTCTGACCAAGGTCTTACTGCTGTTCCACCCAATCTCCTGGCTG AGAAAGACTTAGGAATCGTGAACCTCTCTGGCAACAACCTCAAAAATCTACCGACTGAGATCGCAAGATGGGACAAAATAGAAAAGCTAGACCTTAGCAAAAATTATGGACTACGCAGAACAAAAGCCAGTGACAATACTAGCTTGCCTCAGGAAATCCTCACACTTGTTAATCTACGAGAGCTCATCATTTCAGAATGCAACCTACAGAGACTTCCCCCCATCATTTGGCAGATGACAAACCTCCATGTGTTGGATATCAGTCGCAACAAGATCAACATTCTTGTGCCAGAGGTAGGAAACCTGAGTAATTTGAGGAAAATCAACTTAAAGCACACAAATATCACCTCCCTGCCACCAGAGATTGTGTACTGCCAAGACCTTGAAGAAATTCTCTTGTGGGGAAACAAGATTTCAACTTTACCTGAAACACTACCAGAATTACTAAAGCTAAAAACTCTAGGGTTGAATTATCGTGATTTCTGTGGACAAATGGATGCTATGAGGGAAAAGTTTCTCAATACTGGGCAGGTCAAATCAGACTATATTCCTCAAATTGTGTTTGACCTCCCTGCACTAGAGACACTAGATTTAGAGGGTACTAAGATTAATAATATGCCTGAAACAACTAATCATGGTTTAAGAGAACTCAATCTCAGCAGAAATTTTCTCAATGTTTTGCCAAGGAGTGTGTACAATTTGAATCATTTGACTTTGTTAAATTTATCTGATAATCAGTTCAACAGTCTCCCTGATGAACTGGGAAATCTGAAAAGTTTAACGAAGCTTCGGCTTGCAAACAACCAAATCCACTTCCTACCTCTGACCATTGGAAACCTGAAAAATTTAAAAGAGTTGGATGTATCATTTAATAAGTTGAAAAGATTTCCTATCAATATTAAAGGCCTCAGGAATCTGAAATATCTTCACGCTGAGAAGAACGATCTGACTGCGGTGCCTGATGAAATCTGCGAACTGGTGGAACTGCAAACACTTAACCTGACAGAAAACAACATCCACACATTACCGATGAGGCTGCACCGCTTAACAAAACTGAAAGATGCCCATGTCTATGACAGATACAATAAGCATGGTCTGTGGCTTTACAAAAACCCACTCACAACTCCACCAATGGAAATATGGAGGACTGacaaaactgaaaaaatatttgactACCTTAAAAAATTGGCCATTATCAAAACAGAGAATCTGCAAAGACAAAAAATGCTGGTCATGGGAGAATCCCAATGTGGAAAATCCACATTAATCATGGGATTGGTTCATGGTATATCTTTGTCTCCAGTAGAAAATGAGGAAAAGGGAAGGAAATCAAAGCAAGAAGATGCAGAAGACATCCTTAAGAGAAGAAAAAGTCATGACTTCAACACAGAAAATGCTGTTCAAGAAAACGAAGACTGTCAAAAAGAAATCCCATCTCTTACAAGCAAAACAGAATTCATTGAACAAACCATTTGGAAAACTGAAAACATGGTGGAATTTGTGATTAATGACTTTGGTGGAGATGATGCGTACCGAATAAGCTATCCACTATTCCTAGATGCAAATGCTCTGGTTCTCTTGGTTTATGACCACAGTGAGTATTCCAAGAAAACCCACCAAACCTCCATTGGTGAGTGGCTGGACCTCCTCAGTAGATACACTCCTGGTGTTACAATCAAACTTGTGGGCACCAAATCAGATTTGTGTGAAGATTCATATGCTGTGGAAGATACAGCGGACCTTGTGCAAGAACTAGTTCAGGAACACTTAGAAAACTATTTAGGCAAGTTACGGATGGAACTAAGTCTTGTTGAAAGGGACTTGAAAGAAGCAAAAATTGGCTCCATTCAAGATTACATCGAACATCTAGAAAATCAGAAACAAAAATTAGAATACCTTCTCTCAAAACCTGTGAAAATCATACCCGAAATTGCCACTGTGTCTTCACAAGAAGGACTACCAGGAGTTAGTCATCTTGTGAACAGTATTGAACTGCTAGCCATTGATACTGAACTGTTTCCACATGGCCAGCGATGTATACCTGACCTGTGGAACAAACTTCGTGCCAGACTCAAAAGACGAAGTGGATACTACCTCAGCTGGGAGGTAGTGGAGAAGGTGGCCAACAACTCCCACGTTAAAGATGATGCTATCACTAATGCTCTGCAGTACCTCCACGATATTGGGGAAGTCATGTGGTTCAAAAACATCCCTGGACTCTCCAGAATCTTGTTCCACAAGCCTCGGCTGTTAGTGGATTTAATCACCTCACTTTATCATTATAACTTTGGTGAATTCTTCAACTATGATGACAACAAAATCTTCATGAGCATggggaaattcaaaaaagataCTTTCAATGAGGCAGTGGAAATATTTGTCAAATATGGACAAATTTCCCGACCGCTTCTGAGCTGCTTGTGGTTTAATCATCGCCTTACAGAAGCAAAGTTTACAGAACTTTTAGAACTCATGCCATACCTGGATATCTGTTACACCATTCCTCAACCAGAAGTTCCCTCAGGGAATAACATTGCACTTCCCCTGATGGTGCTTCCATGGTACAACAAGGAGTTTGCAGAAAATGATGTGGTTGAGGACTTTGAAAAGAACTCTCCAGAAAAAGTGAAACCAGTCATTTTAGAATATCAATTTCCTCTTCAACTACCACAAGGTGTGTTCGAGAAAATCTCCGTTTGCCTTCAAGATCACGTTTTAACAAGAATCGACTGGAAAAATGCAGTTTATGCCACTCTGGAAGATGCCAGCTTCCTTCTTTGCTTGGCAAGTGATCCAAGTAATCCATGTGACTCAATAAAACTCATGTTCAAAGGCCAGTCTGATGCTCTTCCTGTTTCTAGTTTAAAGACAGTCTCCCAAGTCATTACTAACACACTGTACAAAGTTGAAGGTCTTATTTGGAAAATCAAAGCATCTAAAGATGTATGGTCAAATCATGCCATTCAATTCATACAGAAAGACATTGTTTGTGAAGAGTAG
- the LOC125645913 gene encoding malignant fibrous histiocytoma-amplified sequence 1 homolog isoform X4: protein MSDSRPQSAKSKSPSPTRKGSAKSRSSSRKRGSISPGSKKSKSPSPNRKGTSSASSRGRSAGKKKVRVKSPSRTQSGLKIRDLSDQGLTAVPPNLLAEKDLGIVNLSGNNLKNLPTEIARWDKIEKLDLSKNYGLRRTKASDNTSLPQEILTLVNLRELIISECNLQRLPPIIWQMTNLHVLDISRNKINILVPEVGNLSNLRKINLKHTNITSLPPEIVYCQDLEEILLWGNKISTLPETLPELLKLKTLGLNYRDFCGQMDAMREKFLNTGQVKSDYIPQIVFDLPALETLDLEGTKINNMPETTNHGLRELNLSRNFLNVLPRSVYNLNHLTLLNLSDNQFNSLPDELGNLKSLTKLRLANNQIHFLPLTIGNLKNLKELDVSFNKLKRFPINIKGLRNLKYLHAEKNDLTAVPDEICELVELQTLNLTENNIHTLPMRLHRLTKLKDAHVYDRYNKHGLWLYKNPLTTPPMEIWRTDKTEKIFDYLKKLAIIKTENLQRQKMLVMGESQCGKSTLIMGLVHGISLSPVENEEKGRKSKQEDAEDILKRRKSHDFNTENAVQENEDCQKEIPSLTSKTEFIEQTIWKTENMVEFVINDFGGDDAYRISYPLFLDANALVLLVYDHSEYSKKTHQTSIGEWLDLLSRYTPGVTIKLVGTKSDLCEDSYAVEDTADLVQELVQEHLENYLGKLRMELSLVERDLKEAKIGSIQDYIEHLENQKQKLEYLLSKPVKIIPEIATVSSQEGLPGVSHLVNSIELLAIDTELFPHGQRCIPDLWNKLRARLKRRSGYYLSWEVVEKVANNSHVKDDAITNALQYLHDIGEVMWFKNIPGLSRILFHKPRLLVDLITSLYHYNFGEFFNYDDNKIFMSMGKFKKDTFNEAVEIFVKYGQISRPLLSCLWFNHRLTEAKFTELLELMPYLDICYTIPQPEVPSGNNIALPLMVLPWYNKEFAENDVVEDFEKNSPEKVKPVILEYQFPLQLPQGVFEKISVCLQDHVLTRIDWKNAVYATLEDASFLLCLASDPSNPCDSIKLMFKGQSDALPVSSLKTVSQVITNTLYKVEGLIWKIKASKDVWSNHAIQFIQKDIVCEE from the exons ATGTCAGACTCTCGCCCCCAGTCTGCAAAATCCAAATCACCGTCCCCAACAAGAAAGGGCTCAGCTAAATCCCGATCAAGCTCCCGGAAAAGGGGTTCCATTAGCCCTGGTAGCAAGAAGAGCAAAAGTCCCTCTCCAAATCGTAAAGGGACCTCCTCTGCATCTTCCAGGGGTCGTTCAGCAGGAAAGAAGAAAGTGAGAGTGAAGTCCCCTTCTAGGACCCAGTCCGGACTGAAGATCAGGGATCTCTCTGACCAAGGTCTTACTGCTGTTCCACCCAATCTCCTGGCTG AGAAAGACTTAGGAATCGTGAACCTCTCTGGCAACAACCTCAAAAATCTACCGACTGAGATCGCAAGATGGGACAAAATAGAAAAGCTAGACCTTAGCAAAAATTATGGACTACGCAGAACAAAAGCCAGTGACAATACTAGCTTGCCTCAGGAAATCCTCACACTTGTTAATCTACGAGAGCTCATCATTTCAGAATGCAACCTACAGAGACTTCCCCCCATCATTTGGCAGATGACAAACCTCCATGTGTTGGATATCAGTCGCAACAAGATCAACATTCTTGTGCCAGAGGTAGGAAACCTGAGTAATTTGAGGAAAATCAACTTAAAGCACACAAATATCACCTCCCTGCCACCAGAGATTGTGTACTGCCAAGACCTTGAAGAAATTCTCTTGTGGGGAAACAAGATTTCAACTTTACCTGAAACACTACCAGAATTACTAAAGCTAAAAACTCTAGGGTTGAATTATCGTGATTTCTGTGGACAAATGGATGCTATGAGGGAAAAGTTTCTCAATACTGGGCAGGTCAAATCAGACTATATTCCTCAAATTGTGTTTGACCTCCCTGCACTAGAGACACTAGATTTAGAGGGTACTAAGATTAATAATATGCCTGAAACAACTAATCATGGTTTAAGAGAACTCAATCTCAGCAGAAATTTTCTCAATGTTTTGCCAAGGAGTGTGTACAATTTGAATCATTTGACTTTGTTAAATTTATCTGATAATCAGTTCAACAGTCTCCCTGATGAACTGGGAAATCTGAAAAGTTTAACGAAGCTTCGGCTTGCAAACAACCAAATCCACTTCCTACCTCTGACCATTGGAAACCTGAAAAATTTAAAAGAGTTGGATGTATCATTTAATAAGTTGAAAAGATTTCCTATCAATATTAAAGGCCTCAGGAATCTGAAATATCTTCACGCTGAGAAGAACGATCTGACTGCGGTGCCTGATGAAATCTGCGAACTGGTGGAACTGCAAACACTTAACCTGACAGAAAACAACATCCACACATTACCGATGAGGCTGCACCGCTTAACAAAACTGAAAGATGCCCATGTCTATGACAGATACAATAAGCATGGTCTGTGGCTTTACAAAAACCCACTCACAACTCCACCAATGGAAATATGGAGGACTGacaaaactgaaaaaatatttgactACCTTAAAAAATTGGCCATTATCAAAACAGAGAATCTGCAAAGACAAAAAATGCTGGTCATGGGAGAATCCCAATGTGGAAAATCCACATTAATCATGGGATTGGTTCATGGTATATCTTTGTCTCCAGTAGAAAATGAGGAAAAGGGAAGGAAATCAAAGCAAGAAGATGCAGAAGACATCCTTAAGAGAAGAAAAAGTCATGACTTCAACACAGAAAATGCTGTTCAAGAAAACGAAGACTGTCAAAAAGAAATCCCATCTCTTACAAGCAAAACAGAATTCATTGAACAAACCATTTGGAAAACTGAAAACATGGTGGAATTTGTGATTAATGACTTTGGTGGAGATGATGCGTACCGAATAAGCTATCCACTATTCCTAGATGCAAATGCTCTGGTTCTCTTGGTTTATGACCACAGTGAGTATTCCAAGAAAACCCACCAAACCTCCATTGGTGAGTGGCTGGACCTCCTCAGTAGATACACTCCTGGTGTTACAATCAAACTTGTGGGCACCAAATCAGATTTGTGTGAAGATTCATATGCTGTGGAAGATACAGCGGACCTTGTGCAAGAACTAGTTCAGGAACACTTAGAAAACTATTTAGGCAAGTTACGGATGGAACTAAGTCTTGTTGAAAGGGACTTGAAAGAAGCAAAAATTGGCTCCATTCAAGATTACATCGAACATCTAGAAAATCAGAAACAAAAATTAGAATACCTTCTCTCAAAACCTGTGAAAATCATACCCGAAATTGCCACTGTGTCTTCACAAGAAGGACTACCAGGAGTTAGTCATCTTGTGAACAGTATTGAACTGCTAGCCATTGATACTGAACTGTTTCCACATGGCCAGCGATGTATACCTGACCTGTGGAACAAACTTCGTGCCAGACTCAAAAGACGAAGTGGATACTACCTCAGCTGGGAGGTAGTGGAGAAGGTGGCCAACAACTCCCACGTTAAAGATGATGCTATCACTAATGCTCTGCAGTACCTCCACGATATTGGGGAAGTCATGTGGTTCAAAAACATCCCTGGACTCTCCAGAATCTTGTTCCACAAGCCTCGGCTGTTAGTGGATTTAATCACCTCACTTTATCATTATAACTTTGGTGAATTCTTCAACTATGATGACAACAAAATCTTCATGAGCATggggaaattcaaaaaagataCTTTCAATGAGGCAGTGGAAATATTTGTCAAATATGGACAAATTTCCCGACCGCTTCTGAGCTGCTTGTGGTTTAATCATCGCCTTACAGAAGCAAAGTTTACAGAACTTTTAGAACTCATGCCATACCTGGATATCTGTTACACCATTCCTCAACCAGAAGTTCCCTCAGGGAATAACATTGCACTTCCCCTGATGGTGCTTCCATGGTACAACAAGGAGTTTGCAGAAAATGATGTGGTTGAGGACTTTGAAAAGAACTCTCCAGAAAAAGTGAAACCAGTCATTTTAGAATATCAATTTCCTCTTCAACTACCACAAGGTGTGTTCGAGAAAATCTCCGTTTGCCTTCAAGATCACGTTTTAACAAGAATCGACTGGAAAAATGCAGTTTATGCCACTCTGGAAGATGCCAGCTTCCTTCTTTGCTTGGCAAGTGATCCAAGTAATCCATGTGACTCAATAAAACTCATGTTCAAAGGCCAGTCTGATGCTCTTCCTGTTTCTAGTTTAAAGACAGTCTCCCAAGTCATTACTAACACACTGTACAAAGTTGAAGGTCTTATTTGGAAAATCAAAGCATCTAAAGATGTATGGTCAAATCATGCCATTCAATTCATACAGAAAGACATTGTTTGTGAAGAGTAG